A genomic window from Ignavibacteria bacterium includes:
- a CDS encoding site-2 protease family protein, whose protein sequence is MQENIPNYGNPQQPGEQNWDKNYNFIPLRKKTIGPWLYIIMFLATCVTTTMGGVYWLGKDPYDISNFHLGITYAALVIMFLSFHEFGHYFAARIHKIDTTLPFYIPMPEMLNPFGTMGAVIRIREPIKTKKALFDIGIAGPIAGFVVAVASIIYGLLTLPSIDYLYAIHPEYVTGGIPPVSGLTFSNTLIYSVLKAILPLPQNAFIPPMNEIYHYPFLCAGWFGLFVTSLNLMPIGQLDGGHIIYALLGNKHKIVTRIFFGLLVIMSVIGIMNYMEVINYPDLGSPMWVIWVVVLFFVIKIDHPPFYDQGKLGFGRKMLGMFAFIMFISSFTPAPIKDF, encoded by the coding sequence TTGCAGGAAAACATACCTAACTACGGAAACCCTCAGCAGCCGGGTGAACAAAACTGGGATAAAAACTATAATTTTATCCCGTTAAGAAAGAAAACCATTGGCCCATGGCTTTATATTATAATGTTCCTTGCTACCTGCGTTACAACAACTATGGGAGGTGTATACTGGCTGGGAAAAGATCCCTACGATATCAGCAATTTCCATCTTGGTATTACTTATGCGGCGCTGGTTATAATGTTCCTCTCATTCCATGAATTCGGGCATTACTTTGCCGCGCGGATTCATAAAATTGATACTACACTTCCTTTTTATATCCCTATGCCCGAAATGCTTAACCCATTCGGAACAATGGGAGCAGTTATCAGGATCCGTGAACCGATAAAAACGAAAAAGGCGCTTTTTGATATCGGAATTGCAGGACCCATTGCCGGATTTGTAGTTGCAGTAGCATCTATTATATACGGCTTACTCACGCTTCCTTCTATAGATTACCTGTATGCAATACACCCTGAATATGTTACCGGCGGTATCCCGCCCGTATCCGGACTTACTTTTTCAAATACTCTCATCTATTCAGTTTTGAAAGCAATTTTACCGCTTCCTCAAAATGCTTTTATTCCGCCAATGAATGAGATCTATCATTATCCTTTCTTATGCGCAGGATGGTTCGGGCTGTTTGTTACCTCACTGAATTTAATGCCTATAGGACAGCTTGACGGAGGTCACATTATTTACGCATTGCTTGGTAATAAGCATAAAATTGTAACAAGGATATTTTTCGGGTTACTGGTTATTATGTCAGTTATCGGGATTATGAATTATATGGAAGTTATAAATTATCCTGATCTTGGTTCACCTATGTGGGTTATATGGGTTGTGGTGCTGTTCTTTGTGATTAAAATAGATCACCCGCCGTTCTATGATCAGGGTAAGCTTGGATTTGGAAGAAAAATGCTGGGAATGTTTGCTTTTATAATGTTCATAAGCTCTTTTACTCCCGCGCCGATAAAGGATTTTTAG
- a CDS encoding RNA polymerase sigma factor yields MEIAVAGELSKDLTLKENLEKQNSLLKEVIEKESPRLLGFIKRRVAVESDAEDILQDVFYQFTKTMREDPVEKAASWLFKAASNKIIDWYRKIKPVSLDKINESLFDEDVNTSYGIEDENYTDTQSQDILYNRQEFWPMMEELLNKLPEKQREVFIMHEFEGKSFKEISEITGTGINTLLSRKRYAEIFLREELKELYDEITSN; encoded by the coding sequence ATGGAAATTGCTGTTGCCGGGGAGCTGAGTAAAGATCTGACTTTGAAAGAAAATCTTGAAAAACAAAACTCCCTTTTAAAGGAAGTTATCGAAAAAGAAAGCCCCAGGCTGCTTGGCTTTATTAAGCGCAGAGTAGCGGTGGAATCAGACGCGGAGGATATCCTTCAGGATGTATTCTACCAGTTCACTAAAACTATGCGTGAAGACCCTGTGGAAAAGGCGGCATCATGGCTGTTCAAAGCTGCTTCAAACAAAATAATAGACTGGTACCGCAAGATAAAGCCTGTTTCACTGGATAAAATCAATGAATCTCTTTTTGATGAAGATGTTAATACTTCATATGGCATTGAGGATGAAAATTATACAGATACCCAGTCACAGGATATACTTTACAACAGGCAGGAATTCTGGCCAATGATGGAGGAATTACTCAATAAGCTTCCGGAGAAACAGCGTGAAGTTTTTATAATGCATGAATTTGAAGGAAAAAGCTTTAAGGAAATATCAGAGATAACAGGTACAGGCATTAATACACTTCTTTCAAGAAAACGCTATGCAGAGATATTTCTTAGGGAAGAATTAAAAGAGCTTTATGATGAAATTACATCAAATTAA
- a CDS encoding CBS domain-containing protein, giving the protein MKSLRDICTHKPMHYVNTGMTVYEVAGEMAKNNIGAVPVLDEGGKLKGIFSERDLMTRCAAKKLNMEETKIDDVMTKGVILMEAHDSYNDCMNIMKQENIRHMPVRDGEKLIGVVSMRDLMAEDAEEKKQEIENLNSYIYYYK; this is encoded by the coding sequence ATGAAATCACTTCGCGATATCTGCACACACAAACCTATGCACTATGTAAATACAGGTATGACTGTATATGAAGTTGCTGGAGAAATGGCAAAGAATAATATTGGCGCTGTACCGGTTCTGGATGAAGGTGGAAAGCTCAAGGGGATTTTTTCAGAGCGTGACCTGATGACAAGGTGTGCTGCAAAAAAGCTGAATATGGAAGAAACCAAAATTGACGACGTTATGACAAAAGGAGTGATTTTAATGGAAGCCCATGATTCTTATAATGACTGTATGAACATTATGAAGCAGGAAAATATCAGGCATATGCCGGTAAGAGATGGTGAAAAGCTGATTGGTGTTGTATCAATGCGTGACCTGATGGCTGAAGATGCGGAAGAGAAGAAACAGGAAATTGAAAATCTGAATTCATATATTTACTATTATAAATAA
- a CDS encoding tail fiber domain-containing protein translates to MKKFIILTLLLSVSAILSQDINGKLGTGGKFIIRDTSNTFFTVNQVNGSLNLFEPLQGSQYGTLLKGSARFLHTYFPTGSAGFNTFLGIESGNFTMTGTGQESTANTGTGYQTLSGLTTGSHNSAYGLQALYSNTTGSFNCSFGAGTMFNNTSGKYNAAYGNLSMTFNTTGDSNSAHGFHSLFSNTSGFSNSAFGNKSLHFNSSGFFNSSFGSRSLYNNTTGFNNDAFGYGALCFNLIGSNNSAFGTGSLYNNTTGTNNCAFGRTALNSNTIGSNNVAIGPLALYNNILGNQNTTVGYQSGANITTGNNNITLGYDAYVPSPSGNNQVRIGNTNITYAGIQVAWSITSDERWKENIKPLNLGLEFISKLKPVSYTRKNDNTQKTELGLIAQDFEKALNECGTDTKILGMLNIDENGNYEIRYNDLFAPIIKAIQELKQENRELEDQKIAETTILKNEIESLRNELSSIKELISTIKNSKDDIKQIKLSEQLKLSEE, encoded by the coding sequence ATGAAAAAATTTATAATTCTCACTTTGTTACTTTCAGTTTCTGCTATTTTATCACAGGATATCAACGGTAAGCTTGGTACTGGGGGAAAATTTATAATCAGGGATACTTCAAATACTTTTTTTACCGTTAACCAGGTTAACGGTTCATTGAACCTGTTTGAACCTTTGCAGGGAAGCCAATATGGTACGCTTCTAAAAGGCTCTGCCAGGTTCCTGCATACTTATTTCCCTACAGGTTCTGCAGGTTTTAATACTTTTCTCGGGATAGAGTCAGGTAATTTCACAATGACAGGTACGGGGCAGGAAAGTACAGCAAATACTGGAACGGGTTACCAAACATTATCAGGTTTAACTACCGGAAGCCATAACTCTGCTTATGGGCTTCAGGCTTTGTACTCAAATACAACAGGCAGTTTTAACTGTTCATTTGGCGCGGGAACCATGTTTAACAATACCTCCGGAAAGTATAATGCAGCCTACGGAAATCTTTCTATGACGTTTAATACCACTGGTGATAGTAATTCTGCTCATGGTTTTCACTCGCTTTTCAGCAATACATCCGGGTTTTCCAATTCTGCTTTCGGGAATAAAAGTCTGCACTTTAACAGTTCGGGATTTTTTAACTCATCATTCGGAAGCCGTTCACTTTATAACAATACAACAGGTTTTAATAATGATGCTTTCGGCTATGGAGCTCTTTGTTTTAACCTCATAGGCAGCAATAATTCGGCTTTTGGCACAGGGTCACTTTATAATAATACCACAGGCACAAATAACTGCGCATTTGGGCGTACAGCGCTTAACAGTAACACCATTGGCAGCAACAATGTAGCAATTGGACCCTTAGCGCTTTATAATAACATTTTAGGCAACCAAAATACAACTGTTGGATATCAATCAGGTGCAAACATTACTACCGGTAACAATAATATTACACTTGGATATGATGCATATGTACCTTCGCCATCCGGAAACAACCAGGTTCGCATTGGTAATACTAATATTACTTATGCAGGGATCCAGGTTGCGTGGAGCATTACTTCAGATGAAAGGTGGAAAGAAAATATCAAGCCGCTTAACCTCGGTTTGGAATTTATTTCAAAGCTAAAACCAGTTTCTTATACAAGGAAAAATGATAACACTCAAAAAACAGAGCTTGGCTTAATTGCACAGGATTTTGAAAAAGCATTAAATGAATGCGGTACAGATACAAAAATTTTAGGAATGCTGAATATAGATGAGAACGGAAATTATGAGATCAGGTATAATGATCTCTTCGCCCCCATAATTAAAGCAATACAGGAGCTGAAACAAGAAAACCGGGAACTCGAAGATCAGAAAATTGCTGAAACTACAATATTGAAAAATGAAATTGAAAGTTTAAGAAATGAGTTATCCTCAATAAAAGAACTAATCAGCACCATCAAAAACAGCAAAGATGATATAAAGCAGATTAAGTTATCAGAACAGTTAAAGTTATCAGAAGAGTAA
- a CDS encoding T9SS type A sorting domain-containing protein, protein MKYIIIIFLIFSAKLSSQSVLTFEPGTSMGVLVQSDLCANIFNGTGLIYGSGTLCSFVIGIEQDPQAVNLPVKYDLGQNYPNPFNPSTVVKYQLPARSQVSVMLFDVLGRATELFAGTQNAGYYDLSIDGTGMASGVYFLMFTAGDFTKTIKLSLIK, encoded by the coding sequence ATGAAATATATAATAATTATCTTTCTGATTTTCTCAGCAAAGCTGAGCTCTCAAAGTGTACTTACATTTGAACCCGGTACATCCATGGGTGTCCTGGTACAATCTGATCTTTGCGCTAATATATTTAACGGAACCGGGTTAATATACGGCAGCGGTACTTTATGCAGCTTTGTGATTGGAATTGAACAGGACCCACAGGCAGTTAACCTGCCTGTAAAATATGACCTGGGTCAAAATTACCCCAATCCGTTTAATCCTTCTACTGTTGTAAAATACCAGCTTCCTGCAAGGTCTCAGGTATCTGTTATGCTGTTTGATGTTTTAGGCAGAGCCACTGAGCTTTTTGCCGGAACTCAGAATGCGGGCTACTATGATCTTTCAATAGACGGGACCGGTATGGCTTCTGGTGTTTATTTCCTCATGTTTACTGCAGGTGATTTTACAAAGACAATTAAATTAAGCTTAATTAAATAA
- a CDS encoding SBBP repeat-containing protein, which yields MKKLLILLMFAGVVSSYSQVSQQWIARYSASGGNDTPTDMAVDASGNVYVTGISIVNATSSDFLTIKYNAAGVQQWESRFIGNGGFNNDEAYSIGLDASGNVYVGGTSFGGGTSLDIMIVKYSNTGSVIWEVRYTNPEAREDEIIKMIVDAAGNIYVGGISTYTATQKDFVILKYNSAGQLQWARTYNNSGNNNDYLSNMTVDVSGNVYVTGSSYVPGNSSDFVTVKYNSAGILQYAYTLNAGGDDIGTEIAVDASGNAYISGYTDAYGTGFDFFTYSLTPAGSYRWLYRYNGGANAEDRPQGIITDPSGNVYVTGFSNQGATGFDVLTIKYNSSGAEQWVRALNVGGDDRAYDMTLDAAGNVFLTGKTNAYGTADDFLTCSYNSNGDFRWLMAYNNAPTNGNDYASKIITDAAGNVYVTGASNGGANDYATVKYTSVTGIQSLNNEIPGHFSLSQNYPNPFNPETNISFNILVHGSVKLAVYDVSGKESAKLIDNYLNAGTYNYNFNASGLTSGIYFYRLTAGSYTETKKMILVK from the coding sequence ATGAAAAAGTTATTAATTCTATTAATGTTTGCAGGTGTTGTATCTTCATATTCTCAGGTTTCTCAACAGTGGATTGCCAGATACAGCGCTTCAGGAGGAAACGATACTCCTACCGATATGGCAGTTGATGCATCCGGTAATGTATATGTTACAGGTATAAGCATTGTAAACGCAACCAGCTCTGATTTTTTAACCATTAAATACAATGCCGCCGGTGTGCAGCAATGGGAGTCCAGGTTCATTGGCAATGGCGGCTTTAACAACGATGAGGCGTATTCAATCGGACTTGATGCTTCAGGAAATGTTTATGTTGGCGGAACCAGCTTTGGCGGCGGTACAAGCCTTGATATAATGATTGTTAAATACAGCAATACGGGCTCCGTAATATGGGAAGTTAGATATACAAACCCTGAAGCGCGCGAAGATGAAATTATTAAAATGATAGTTGATGCTGCAGGAAATATTTATGTGGGCGGAATTTCAACTTATACAGCAACGCAAAAGGATTTTGTTATCTTAAAATATAATTCAGCCGGACAGCTGCAATGGGCAAGAACTTATAACAACAGCGGCAATAATAACGATTATCTTTCAAATATGACTGTTGATGTTTCCGGAAATGTATATGTTACAGGCTCCAGTTATGTACCGGGCAACAGCAGCGATTTTGTAACTGTAAAATATAACTCAGCCGGCATCCTGCAGTATGCTTATACTTTGAATGCAGGAGGTGATGATATAGGAACTGAAATTGCAGTTGACGCTTCCGGTAATGCGTATATTTCAGGTTATACTGACGCTTACGGAACAGGTTTCGACTTCTTTACATACTCACTTACTCCTGCGGGAAGTTACAGGTGGCTTTACAGGTATAATGGAGGCGCAAATGCAGAAGACAGACCACAGGGAATAATTACAGATCCTTCAGGCAATGTTTATGTAACAGGATTCAGTAACCAGGGTGCTACCGGATTTGACGTACTGACAATTAAATATAACTCTTCAGGTGCTGAACAGTGGGTAAGAGCTCTGAATGTTGGGGGTGATGACAGGGCATACGATATGACGCTGGATGCGGCCGGTAATGTTTTCCTTACAGGTAAAACCAATGCTTACGGTACCGCAGATGATTTCTTAACATGTTCGTACAATTCCAACGGTGATTTCAGATGGCTTATGGCTTATAATAATGCCCCGACAAACGGAAATGATTATGCTTCAAAAATTATCACAGATGCTGCAGGTAATGTATATGTTACCGGCGCAAGTAATGGGGGAGCTAATGATTATGCTACAGTAAAATATACTTCAGTTACAGGTATCCAGTCTTTGAACAATGAAATTCCCGGGCATTTTTCTTTAAGCCAGAATTATCCCAATCCCTTTAATCCTGAAACCAATATAAGCTTTAATATCCTTGTACATGGCTCAGTAAAGCTTGCTGTTTATGATGTTTCAGGAAAAGAATCTGCTAAGCTGATTGATAATTACTTAAATGCCGGGACCTATAATTATAATTTCAATGCCTCAGGGCTTACAAGCGGTATATATTTTTACAGGCTTACCGCGGGCAGTTATACAGAGACAAAAAAGATGATTCTTGTTAAATAA
- a CDS encoding T9SS type A sorting domain-containing protein, which yields MKQFIFTLLTCITLSAASLFSQWISNPGINTQLCTATGSKLSPVVLSDASGGVIIAWIDKRNASADKIYVQRFNSSGIPQWQTNGVVLSSAQQFAAELMAIPDGSGGAVICWKETRSGSVAMYYCRKINSAGIPQWTGDIAATDPYNAANDDEMGKIASDENGGILLTYKRYNNAVSKFEIHAQNISHDGTRNYSGNGSVVATSNSTIYFDNPQICVGQAGTSIIVYQRGQRIIAQSLNSLGVKQWGSEGFDAYGGTVGNMFLPRICHDGVGGAIITNIDQRVPSNNFDIYAQRVKNGSNQWGAAGKPIGIGTERQWQQQITYDNNYGAYIAWDDERNTDSRPYIQRIDMAGNTYFQANGIRINPDPCGLVSLSCGDSNSVYIVTATSTAYPNIFLFAQKIGSAGTFPWGINHIPVSSYLSPKSTSFNPAAVESSGSLVCVWEDSRNSPDVKLYGHKIQPSGLTGINHNNSAPTEYELGQNYPNPFNPATIINYTIPKSEMVTLMVYDITGKLAAVLVNENKSAGSYSAEFNASALSSGIYFYTIHTSSYTETKKMMLIK from the coding sequence ATGAAACAATTTATTTTTACATTGCTCACTTGTATTACACTGAGCGCAGCTTCACTGTTCAGCCAGTGGATTTCAAATCCGGGTATAAATACTCAGTTATGCACTGCAACAGGAAGCAAGCTTTCCCCTGTTGTTTTAAGCGATGCATCCGGCGGAGTTATTATAGCATGGATAGATAAAAGAAATGCATCAGCAGATAAGATCTATGTGCAGAGATTTAACAGTTCCGGAATTCCCCAATGGCAAACCAACGGTGTGGTTTTAAGTTCAGCTCAGCAGTTTGCTGCTGAATTAATGGCTATACCGGATGGTTCAGGCGGAGCTGTTATCTGCTGGAAAGAAACAAGAAGCGGTTCTGTTGCCATGTATTACTGCAGAAAAATTAATTCAGCCGGTATTCCTCAATGGACAGGCGATATTGCTGCTACTGATCCTTACAATGCAGCAAATGATGATGAAATGGGAAAGATCGCCTCTGATGAGAATGGCGGCATACTGTTAACATACAAAAGATATAACAATGCGGTTTCAAAATTTGAAATTCATGCACAAAATATTTCCCACGATGGAACAAGGAACTACAGCGGCAATGGTTCTGTAGTAGCTACTTCAAATTCAACAATTTATTTTGATAATCCCCAGATATGTGTCGGGCAGGCCGGGACATCTATAATTGTTTATCAACGCGGCCAAAGAATTATAGCGCAAAGCCTTAACAGTCTAGGCGTTAAACAATGGGGAAGCGAAGGATTTGACGCTTACGGCGGCACTGTAGGAAATATGTTTCTTCCCCGCATTTGCCATGATGGTGTTGGCGGTGCGATAATTACCAATATTGATCAACGGGTTCCCTCTAACAATTTTGATATTTATGCTCAGCGTGTTAAGAACGGAAGCAATCAGTGGGGCGCTGCCGGTAAACCCATTGGTATTGGAACTGAACGCCAGTGGCAGCAGCAGATAACTTATGATAATAACTACGGCGCTTATATTGCCTGGGATGATGAAAGAAATACAGATAGCAGGCCGTACATTCAGAGGATCGATATGGCAGGCAATACTTATTTTCAGGCTAATGGTATCAGGATTAACCCTGATCCATGCGGACTTGTTTCACTTTCATGCGGTGACAGTAATTCTGTTTACATTGTTACCGCTACTTCTACTGCATACCCTAATATTTTTCTGTTCGCACAGAAAATAGGCAGTGCCGGTACTTTTCCCTGGGGCATAAATCATATACCCGTATCATCATATTTAAGTCCTAAGAGCACTTCTTTTAATCCTGCTGCTGTAGAAAGTTCCGGCAGCTTGGTATGTGTTTGGGAAGACAGCAGGAATTCACCTGATGTTAAGCTGTATGGACATAAGATCCAGCCTTCAGGATTAACAGGTATTAATCATAATAATTCGGCTCCTACTGAATATGAGCTTGGGCAGAACTACCCAAATCCTTTTAATCCTGCAACTATTATTAACTACACTATACCTAAGAGTGAAATGGTTACATTAATGGTTTACGATATCACCGGTAAACTTGCTGCAGTGCTTGTAAATGAAAATAAATCAGCCGGTTCTTATTCTGCTGAATTCAATGCTTCTGCTCTTAGCAGCGGTATATATTTTTATACTATACATACTTCATCCTATACTGAAACAAAAAAAATGATGCTGATTAAATAA
- a CDS encoding magnesium chelatase has protein sequence MQKDHNLPKTLGELKSAGYKVPAVKDELRKNLVEKLRNKEEIFPGIIGYEKTVIPQVINAILAKHDIIFLGLRGQAKTKMARMLVDLLDEFTPIIKGSEINDNPFNPISKFAVDTVNENGDETEIEWIARERRFGEKLATPDVTIADLIGDIDPIKAATQRLHYSHEGAIHFGIVPRTNRGIFAINELPDLQPRIQVGLLNIMQERDIQIRGFNIRFPLDVFIVYTANPEDYTNRGNIITPLKDRIDSQILTHYPKNIEDGIKITESQSWIKRHIDKEVIIPYYMKEIIESAAHEARKSEFVEQKSGVSARMTISAMENLVSNAERRSIVNNETIIFPRITDLASVLPGMTGKIELVFEGEQEGPVKVSKALLGRSVREVFRKYFPDPLQKKRRQGEVKEGQKPAINPYAEIVKWFESGNYIELNDDMRFEEYFSALKRVEGLEKTVRKFIPTVENDHELASLMEFMLDGLHNNSKIAKDELEEGISYKDMVGSMLFSKATRGAGSSSYDYEADWNY, from the coding sequence ATGCAGAAGGACCACAATCTTCCGAAAACACTTGGCGAGCTTAAGAGTGCCGGCTATAAAGTACCGGCAGTAAAAGATGAACTTAGAAAAAACCTGGTTGAAAAACTCCGCAACAAAGAAGAGATATTCCCCGGAATAATTGGGTATGAAAAAACAGTAATTCCGCAGGTAATTAATGCCATACTTGCAAAACATGATATTATTTTTCTCGGGCTGAGGGGTCAGGCAAAAACCAAAATGGCAAGGATGCTGGTGGACCTTCTGGATGAATTCACTCCCATAATTAAAGGTTCTGAAATTAACGATAACCCGTTTAACCCTATTTCCAAATTTGCTGTAGATACAGTCAACGAAAATGGCGATGAAACTGAGATTGAATGGATAGCGAGGGAAAGAAGGTTCGGAGAAAAGCTTGCAACCCCTGATGTGACAATTGCTGATCTTATAGGTGATATTGATCCAATTAAAGCTGCTACTCAAAGGCTGCATTACTCTCATGAAGGAGCAATACATTTTGGGATAGTACCAAGAACCAACAGGGGGATATTTGCAATTAATGAGCTGCCTGACCTGCAGCCAAGGATACAGGTTGGACTTCTTAATATAATGCAGGAGCGTGATATACAGATCCGCGGGTTTAATATCCGCTTTCCGCTTGATGTATTTATAGTTTACACGGCAAATCCTGAAGATTATACTAACAGGGGTAATATTATTACTCCACTGAAAGACAGGATAGATTCACAAATTTTAACACACTATCCAAAAAATATAGAAGACGGTATAAAGATCACCGAATCTCAAAGCTGGATAAAAAGACATATTGATAAGGAAGTTATCATTCCCTATTATATGAAAGAAATAATTGAATCCGCAGCCCATGAAGCCCGTAAGAGCGAGTTTGTTGAGCAGAAATCAGGCGTAAGCGCAAGGATGACAATTTCAGCAATGGAAAACCTTGTAAGCAACGCAGAGCGAAGATCTATTGTAAACAATGAAACTATAATTTTCCCGAGAATCACAGACCTGGCATCAGTTCTGCCAGGAATGACAGGAAAAATTGAGCTTGTGTTTGAAGGTGAGCAGGAAGGTCCCGTAAAAGTAAGCAAAGCGCTGCTTGGAAGGAGTGTCCGCGAGGTATTCAGGAAATATTTCCCGGACCCATTGCAGAAAAAGCGCAGACAGGGTGAAGTTAAAGAGGGGCAAAAGCCTGCAATAAATCCATACGCAGAAATAGTAAAATGGTTTGAGTCGGGAAATTATATTGAACTGAATGACGATATGAGATTTGAGGAATATTTTTCAGCGCTGAAGCGTGTTGAAGGACTTGAAAAAACAGTAAGAAAATTTATTCCAACGGTTGAAAACGATCACGAACTGGCTTCCCTGATGGAATTTATGCTTGACGGGCTTCACAATAATTCAAAAATAGCAAAGGATGAACTTGAAGAAGGCATATCATATAAAGATATGGTCGGATCAATGCTCTTCAGCAAAGCAACCCGGGGTGCGGGAAGCTCGTCTTATGATTATGAAGCCGACTGGAATTATTAA
- a CDS encoding ATP-dependent Clp protease adaptor ClpS yields MQQTDELTSPVDIDTTTSGFTLILFNDSHHEFDEVISQIMLATGYGYDKAESITLEAHNKGRAAVITGELDKCLSVQSVLEEIALRTSIEVNA; encoded by the coding sequence ATGCAGCAAACAGATGAATTAACTTCTCCCGTTGATATAGATACTACAACCAGCGGATTTACGCTGATCTTATTCAATGACTCACATCATGAATTTGACGAAGTAATAAGCCAGATCATGCTGGCGACGGGATATGGTTATGATAAGGCTGAATCGATAACACTGGAAGCACATAATAAGGGAAGAGCCGCGGTAATAACAGGTGAACTTGATAAATGCCTTTCGGTGCAATCAGTTCTCGAAGAGATAGCATTACGAACATCAATTGAAGTTAACGCCTGA
- a CDS encoding leucyl/phenylalanyl-tRNA--protein transferase yields MGIFPMGEDAESIAWFEASPRAIMPVELETSGLNITRSLKQVLNKNIYEIRVDTAFEKVIYECSLRDSTWINSTIMTAYTELFHRGYAHSVEAWENEKLAGGLYGVAYKGAFFGESMFYRANNASKVCVVKLYEILKKNKFILFDIQMMTPHFEKFGAIEISKRSYLEILERAMDIKCEFKY; encoded by the coding sequence ATGGGTATTTTCCCGATGGGAGAAGATGCTGAATCAATAGCATGGTTTGAAGCCTCACCGCGGGCAATAATGCCTGTGGAGCTTGAAACTAGCGGCCTGAATATTACACGATCTTTAAAGCAGGTATTAAATAAAAATATCTATGAAATAAGAGTAGATACTGCTTTTGAAAAAGTAATTTATGAATGCTCCTTAAGAGACAGCACCTGGATAAACAGCACCATCATGACCGCATACACGGAACTTTTCCACAGAGGGTACGCCCATTCGGTAGAGGCATGGGAAAATGAAAAACTTGCCGGCGGATTATATGGTGTGGCATATAAAGGAGCTTTTTTCGGTGAATCGATGTTTTACAGAGCGAACAATGCATCAAAAGTATGCGTGGTTAAACTATATGAGATCTTAAAGAAAAATAAATTTATATTATTTGATATTCAGATGATGACACCTCATTTTGAAAAATTCGGTGCAATAGAAATTTCCAAAAGGTCTTATCTGGAAATACTTGAACGGGCAATGGATATTAAATGTGAATTTAAATATTAG
- a CDS encoding RpiB/LacA/LacB family sugar-phosphate isomerase, translated as MENIIIGADHRGFNLKEKLKVLLSKKYNIIDVGTNSEASVDYPDIAEALAKAIQGGAGKKGIIICGSGVGACVAANKFRGIRAGICHDAFSAHQGVEDDDMNVICLGGGIVGESLAIEVINSFLNAAFKPEERYVRRLEKVKKIEDSQKN; from the coding sequence ATGGAAAACATTATTATTGGTGCAGATCACAGAGGTTTTAACCTGAAGGAAAAACTTAAAGTTTTGCTTTCTAAAAAGTATAACATTATTGATGTGGGTACTAACTCAGAAGCTTCTGTTGATTATCCTGATATTGCTGAAGCCCTCGCTAAAGCTATTCAGGGAGGGGCAGGTAAAAAAGGAATCATCATTTGCGGTAGCGGGGTCGGTGCTTGTGTTGCAGCAAATAAATTCAGGGGTATTCGTGCGGGAATTTGTCACGATGCTTTTTCTGCCCACCAGGGAGTTGAAGATGATGATATGAATGTTATATGTCTTGGAGGCGGAATTGTAGGTGAATCTCTTGCAATTGAAGTGATAAATTCTTTCCTAAATGCAGCCTTTAAGCCCGAAGAAAGATATGTAAGAAGACTTGAAAAAGTTAAAAAGATTGAAGATTCTCAGAAGAACTGA